In Mucilaginibacter sp. KACC 22063, the genomic stretch TTTACGCAGCATCGGCTCGGCCAGCCGCGAAGACCCTAAGAACGGGAATATAGCTTCGGGTTCTCCAATTACTGTGGCACTTACAGGGGCGTAGTGCAATACGGCGATCTTGTGTATTACATCCGGGTCGGCTTCCAATTTGGCTAAAGCACGCTCCAGTTTCAACGCCTCGTTAACGGTTTCCTGTACAAATGCTTTCATGGCATCCTCACCAAACATGGTAAGCATGTGGTTGTCAAAACCACCACCAAAACCTTTAATACCTGCAAAACCTACATTACCAACAGTAATAGCTTCACCATCTAATACATATACATTATGGCCTTGTAAGGCCTGGCGTATCATTTTTTGTCTGCCTTTTTCATAATCATGATTACCTAATACACAAATTACAGGTATGGTACAGGCTTGCAGTTCAGCCGCTAAGATATGTGCCTCGTCTTCATCGCCAGTATCGGTAAGATCGCCGCATATAATAAGCACATCAGCTTTTGACGATACCTCCCTGAAATAATCGGCCCATTTACCCTTATCTGTTTCTTTAACATGTATATCACCTACAGCTGCAATGCGTGTTATTTTTTTTTCTTCCATTAGTTAAACACTTACAATGGTGTATGACTTATAATCCCATTCTTTAATATCAATAGCGTATTGTGTCTGATCAATCATTGGCCCGCGGCATACGCGTACCACCGGATCAGGCAGCTCATATTGCTGCGCTGCACGTTGCATCAATTCGTCAAATAACCATTTCGGGACTATTTCATGATAATCTGACGGGTAAACGAACTGAAATTGCAGCAGTTGTGCCAGTAATAAATGCCAGTGCGTGTCAAGCCTCGAGAACAGGTGCTTCCAATCAAACTGCTTGCCTCTTTTCAACATCAGGTGGTTAAGGTCAGCACCGTCGTAGCGTTCGCGATTTTGTACATATATCTTACCCCAGTACAATTCTTCGGCAGGTATAGCTTTCACATTACAGTCGAAAAACTTCACTGGCGTGGCACGTTTAAACCAGTCGTCATCAACTTTACATATATTATTGACTGTATCGAATATAATGTCGATAAAATAATCGCCGTTAAAAACCTTAGCAAGCCATCTTACATCGGTAAATTCTGTTTTATACCCCTTTTCAGAAAAATGCTTTAATATCTTAGGGCAATCTGAATACCGGCAGTAAACATCAATGTCTTTAGTATCCCGGTAAATACCGGTATAGGTAAAAAATGCAAACGCACCGCCAAGCATAAATTCAACACCGCTTTCATTAAGTATGGTTAATGCCTTAGTGTAAAACTCGTGCGCTTCTTTATCTTCATTAATAACCATATTATCTTTTTCCTCTCACAGAACATACTGCTTTTGGTACTTAATACAACCACTTTGTACTCCTTTGTGTTTTGGTGTACCAACAAACAAAAGTATTGCAAGCTTGTCTCCTTACAGGTTATAGCAGTTACAACGCATAAATTAAAGCACTGGCGGAATGGAAAACAGGTACGAGCTGATCGAAAATTATGGCATAATAGGAAATCTAAATACAGTTGCGCTGGTATCAAACCAGGGATCAATTGATTACATGTGCTTACCGCAGTTTGATTCGCCAAGTGTTTTCGGTGCATTGCTCGACAGTGAGAAAGGTGGCTTTTTTTGTATAAAGCCCGAGTTGTCTGAAATGAACTTTAAACAGCTATACCTTACAGATTCTGCCATACTGGTAACGCGTTTCTTCTCGGAAGATGGTATTGCTGAACTGACCGACTTTATGTCTATTGATGCCAAAGATCACCGCCTTACACTTGTCAGAAAACTAAAAAGCATCAGGGGAGATATCAACTTCAACCTGCAATGCCAACCACGTTTTAATTATGCACAATCGCAGCATAAAGCTTCGGCACATAGCGACCACAGGATAGATTTTGAATCGGAAGATGGCCAAAAATTACACCTGTTTACTGAAATACCGCTTACTGTTTCGGATAATGATATAGACCATCGCTTCTTATTAAAACAGGGTGAGATGGTATGTTTTGTACTCCAGGGCAACATTGAAAACAGCAGTTTCTCTGATAACTTTCACGGGGTATGCATTGATTGCTATAACAACACGTTTAATTACTGGAAAGACTGGATAAACCAGTGCCGCTTTACCGGTCGCTGGATTGAAACCGTGCGCCGATCATGCATTACGCTTAAACTGCTGACATCGGTTAAATACGGATCAATGATTGCCGCACCAACATTCGGCATACCTGAAAAAATTGGCGGCAAACGTAACTGGGATTACCGCTACACCTGGATTCGTGATACATCCTTCACCATGTATGCCTTCCTGAAGCTTGGTTTTATGGAAGAGGCATCGGCTTTTATGCATTGGCTATCGGAACATTGCATACCGCAGGAGATGTATGTGATGTATAACATCGATGGCCAGAAATCGCCCGAAGAAAAGGAAATCCCTTTATCAGGTTATAAAAACTCGAAGCCCGTACTGATTGGCAATGACGCCGTTAATCAGCACCAGATGGATATTTATGGCGAACTGATTGACACCATATACCTCTATAATAAGTATGGTGGCGAGATTACCCATGCCTTTTGGGAAATGCTGGTTAAACAGGTTGAATATGTGTGCGAAAACTGGAACAAACCCGATTACGGACTTTGGGAAGTAAGAGGCGGTAAAAGAGACTTTCTGCACTCGAGGTTAATGTGCTGGGTAGCTTTAGACAGGGCTATAAAAATTGGCGACAACAGGTCATTCCCTTTTCCGCATCAGAGATGGCTTGAGGTACGCGACGAAATCTATAACCATATACACGACAACTTCTGGAACGAAAAGAAACAGGCTTATGTGCAATACCGAGATTCGGACGAGATCGATGCTTCGGTACTATTAATGCCTTTGGTAAGATTTATAAGCCCTAAAGAACCACGATGGTTAAAAACGCTTGCAGCAGTTGAGCGCGAACTTAAGCTTGATGTATTGATTTACCGCTACCGCAATACGGATATTAATGTTGACGGGCT encodes the following:
- a CDS encoding metallophosphoesterase family protein yields the protein MEEKKITRIAAVGDIHVKETDKGKWADYFREVSSKADVLIICGDLTDTGDEDEAHILAAELQACTIPVICVLGNHDYEKGRQKMIRQALQGHNVYVLDGEAITVGNVGFAGIKGFGGGFDNHMLTMFGEDAMKAFVQETVNEALKLERALAKLEADPDVIHKIAVLHYAPVSATVIGEPEAIFPFLGSSRLAEPMLRKGVSVCFHGHAHAGTLEGSINGSGIKVYNVAKPILVKAGYQCPYYLYEV
- a CDS encoding glycoside hydrolase family 15 protein, with amino-acid sequence MENRYELIENYGIIGNLNTVALVSNQGSIDYMCLPQFDSPSVFGALLDSEKGGFFCIKPELSEMNFKQLYLTDSAILVTRFFSEDGIAELTDFMSIDAKDHRLTLVRKLKSIRGDINFNLQCQPRFNYAQSQHKASAHSDHRIDFESEDGQKLHLFTEIPLTVSDNDIDHRFLLKQGEMVCFVLQGNIENSSFSDNFHGVCIDCYNNTFNYWKDWINQCRFTGRWIETVRRSCITLKLLTSVKYGSMIAAPTFGIPEKIGGKRNWDYRYTWIRDTSFTMYAFLKLGFMEEASAFMHWLSEHCIPQEMYVMYNIDGQKSPEEKEIPLSGYKNSKPVLIGNDAVNQHQMDIYGELIDTIYLYNKYGGEITHAFWEMLVKQVEYVCENWNKPDYGLWEVRGGKRDFLHSRLMCWVALDRAIKIGDNRSFPFPHQRWLEVRDEIYNHIHDNFWNEKKQAYVQYRDSDEIDASVLLMPLVRFISPKEPRWLKTLAAVERELKLDVLIYRYRNTDINVDGLGSEEGTFTMCSFWYAECLAKSGHIQEANEVFAKLLGYASPLRLYSEQLSNSGQQVGNFPQAFTHLALISAAIEINRLNKKANN
- a CDS encoding nucleotidyltransferase, with the protein product MVINEDKEAHEFYTKALTILNESGVEFMLGGAFAFFTYTGIYRDTKDIDVYCRYSDCPKILKHFSEKGYKTEFTDVRWLAKVFNGDYFIDIIFDTVNNICKVDDDWFKRATPVKFFDCNVKAIPAEELYWGKIYVQNRERYDGADLNHLMLKRGKQFDWKHLFSRLDTHWHLLLAQLLQFQFVYPSDYHEIVPKWLFDELMQRAAQQYELPDPVVRVCRGPMIDQTQYAIDIKEWDYKSYTIVSV